A single Anopheles maculipalpis chromosome 3RL, idAnoMacuDA_375_x, whole genome shotgun sequence DNA region contains:
- the LOC126564305 gene encoding angiotensin-converting enzyme-like, with the protein MTHIVRSSTVWLVLLVVVAIAAGPVPLQSPANAPTPSESEVRQSLETIEQRYQQAKALQTLAAWEYGSNLTQINLAKKTKAAAEFAEVAKTIAEELRLLPTDQLTDDDLRRRIQKLSKLKYAVLPADQFKELLGAIANMESNYAKAKFCAFGDAAKCDLSLDPELTEIFANHREPEELKYYWVQWYNATGAPVRESFQKYVELNRQAALRNNFSSGAEVWLNEYDDSTFEQQVDDVIEQIRPLYEQLHAYVRYKLRQKYGDKLVSPTGPIPMHLLGNLWAQTWDNIADFTTPFPEKKLLDVTDEMIRQGYTPIKMFQMGDDFFTSLNMTKLPQSFWEKSILVKPADGRDLVCHASAWDFYSIDDVRIKQCTRVNMREFFVVHHELGHIQYYLQYQHQPVEYRGGANPGFHEAVGDVLSLSVSTPKHLKKVGLLKDYEEDEQVRINQFYRAGVTKLVFLPFAYTLDKYRWGVFRGEIKPKDYNCKFWEMRSRFSGVEPPVVRTEQDFDPPAKYHVSADVEYLRYFVSYVIQFQFHRAACALAGEYVKGDPEKTLNNCDIYQSTAAGNKLKEMLALGSSKPWPDAMEVLTGERKMSADAILEYFDPLYRWLLEENARVGAHVGWTDSQKCVSTIAQPIDFLET; encoded by the exons ATGACGCACATCGTCAGATCATCTACCGTATGGCTGGTGCTACTGGTAGTGGTCGCCATCGCAGCCGGTCCCGTGCCGCTCCAATCCCCTGCCAATGCACCCACACCATCCGAGAGTGAAGTTCGCCAATCGCTGGAAACGATCGAACAACGTTATCAGCAAGCGAAAGCTCTGCAAACATTAGCTGCCTGGGAGTACGGATCGAACCTAACGCAGATTAACCTGGCAAAAAAGACGAAAGCCGCTGCCGAGTTCGCAGAGGTTGCTAAG ACAATAGCCGAAGAACTGCGCCTATTGCCGACCGATCAGCTAACGGATGACGATCTGAGGCGTCGAATTCAGAAACTTTCCAAGCTCAAGTATGCCGTACTGCCAGCGGATCAATTTAAGGAGCTGCTGGGTGCGATTGCAAACATGGAATCGAACTACGCCAAGGCAAAGTTCTGCGCCTTTGGTGATGCGGCCAAGTGTGATCTTTCGCTCGATCCGGAGCTGACAGAAATCTTTGCCAATCATCGCGAACCGGAGGAACTCAAGTACTACTGGGTACAGTGGTATAATGCAACCGGTGCACCGGTTCGCGAATCCTTCCAGAAGTACGTTGAGCTGAATAGACAAGCGGCCCTTCGGAATA ATTTCAGCTCCGGTGCGGAAGTTTGGTTGAACGAGTACGACGATAGCACGTTCGAGCAGCAGGTCGATGATGTTATCGAGCAAATACGACCTCTGTACGAGCAGCTGCATGCGTACGTGCGTTACAAGCTGCGTCAAAAGTATGGTGATAAGCTGGTGTCTCCGACGGGTCCCATACCAATGCATCTGCTCGGTAACCTGTGGGCACAGACGTGGGACAAT ATTGCCGATTTTACTACACCGTTCCCGGAGAAAAAGCTGCTGGACGTTACGGATGAAATGATTCGCCAGGGCTACACACCGATCAAGATGTTCCAGATGGGAGACGATTTCTTTACCTCGCTCAACATGACAAAACTTCCACA ATCATTTTGGGAAAAGAGCATCCTCGTCAAACCGGCCGATGGACGCGATCTGGTGTGTCATGCGAGTGCATGGGACTTTTACTCGATCGATGATGTACGGATCAAACAGTGTACGCGCGTAAATATGCGTGAATTTTTCGTCGTTCATCACGAGCTCGGCCACATCCAGTACTATCTGCAGTACCAGCATCAACCCGTCGAGTATCGGGGTGGAGCTAATCCCGGCTTCCATGAGGCCGTCGGAGATGTTCTTTCGCTGTCCGTATCGACACCAAAACATCTGAAGAAGGTTGGCCTGCTGAAGGACTACGAAGAAGACGAACAAGTGAGGATCAACCAGTTCTATCGGGCCGGTGTAACGAAGCTGGTGTTCCTGCCGTTCGCTTACACACTGGACAAGTATCGATGGGGAGTGTTCCGTGGTGAAATTAAGCCGAAGGATTATAACTGCAAGTTCTGGGAGATGCGATCGCGCTTTTCAGGAGTTGAACCACCGGTCGTACGTACGGAGCAGGACTTTGATCCACCGGCGAAGTATCATGTGTCGGCCGATGTGGAATATTTGCGATACTTCGTTTCGTACGTCATACAGTTCCAGTTCCATCGGGCCGCGTGTGCACTGGCTGGAGAGTACGTGAAGGGTGATCCGGAGAAGACGCTTAACAATTGTGACATTTATCAGAGCACGGCTGCTGGTAATAAGCTGAA GGAAATGCTAGCGCTGGGATCATCGAAACCGTGGCCGGATGCGATGGAGGTGCTTACCGGCGAGCGTAAGATGAGTGCGGATGCTATTTTGGAATACTTTGATCCACTGTACCGATGGCTGTTGGAGGAAAATGCTCGCGTAGGAGCGCACGTTGGCTGGACCGACTCGCAAA aatGCGTCTCCACCATTGCTCAACCAATCGACTTTTTGGAGACTTAA
- the LOC126563981 gene encoding centrosomal protein of 104 kDa isoform X1 → MARKIPFKVVFASDEDSDYPASELNSHSPTVHGWRSNADSSVSPKEIVLRFFHPARIVRIQVLAHQYYIPERIELWIHYSSKSAPSTPSSQSFEYMGFVALSDNASTNYTSRELQSVSVAPKVGSHLKLRLGPAHPNQYNKDNQVALLAINILGEELTAEELAASQGNVTSLLNAIPANIDTLNSSLASACDDLSYSMYVEESICEVVRRMELLKVQAVQDERFEYARKLKLCMGALRTAGERLGRYALAKRQAVQAEDFTTARLRKEQIEMYRKAVFDQLRVELLLQSDKSVTSNDSCSELYASKPTLPSPPSLQDVASALSGDSTLPHAHHLHTQVGQDGTKLPAGDATDSTASNSTTTTASASSGGSTTVKADGRVSQQSLTRPEELAQSSPLLSHKGRSPMRSPTNTGSLRRRNKSAPRNSYEDYDERAIPTLSTHTNDFLRECQGTAMIEQEGGKIRCKLNDRERRQAALPILIFGMELVELIYSRQYTDREEGLIRLRGILKHEIEPEPQIQAAQAGPNKICRGATLLLHRGVRDAVFSVFSQATETVRSLFMEFVPNRVSPSEVARSVDRLLPELLSKSGDPSARVHTLAQHTILSIAACPEVREQHLIAPALSRPVGNGTHPRLALSRMQMLEQLVLSQGISNDKQSGLACRTLSEAGCSGIHHPAESVRKVAERVLLLVYKVNPRLVRKQLPPDDDITRRNLLYRQLFAEFDKIDLQRKKEMLENKQFCGPVSFAGICSPPMSSSSKSSPPVEIRNKSRYDGRTIVSFSDTQTGSWQSSFSSMKLQDTHSSPVRRLDATTAGIIKSKSGHAIGHHGQWAMADAPVTSATVDLESARDSNGGAYYDKLEPVAGGHCNGKDRPKLSQHKTAMYDSTIGFLPGTAGVPENGSGSRKSSNSDSFEGIESEIRCPFCDWICHGDPTQLDKHYWKACPVLTKCPQCSQILEVAALSGHLINECEAKTSYLSCERCTESVHKDLYEYHLMEDFCRELTTGAARCPLCHDDVLLPLDGGWKRHLLSRAGCLGNTRRRAPTQ, encoded by the exons CGGAACGCATCGAGCTATGGATACATTACTCGAGCAAAAGTGCTCCCAGTACACCCTCGAGCCAAAGCTTCGAGTATATGGGCTTTGTGGCACTGTCGGATAATGCCAGCACTAACTATACCTCGCGAGAGCTGCAAAGTGTGTCCGTGGCACCGAAGGTTGGTTCCCACCTAAAGCTACGCCTCGGACCAGCACATCCGAACCAATACAACAAGGATAATCAGGTGGCTCTGCTTGCGATCAACATACTTGGGGAGGAACTAACCGCCGAAGAGCTGGCTGCATCTCAGGGCAACGTAACGTCACTACTGAACGCGATACCAGCGAACATCGACACCTTGAACAGTTCGCTAGCATCGGCTTGTGACGATCTGTCCTATTCGATGTACGTGGAGGAGAGTATCTGTGAGGTTGTGCGAAGGATGGAGCTGTTGAAGGTGCAAGCTGTTCAAG ACGAACGCTTCGAGTATGCCCGAAAGTTGAAGTTATGTATGGGCGCCCTCCGTACGGCCGGTGAGCGACTTGGGCGGTACGCACTAGCAAAGCGACAGGCAGTGCAGGCAGAGGACTTTACCACCGCACGCTTACGCAAGGAGCAGATCGAAATGTACCGGAAGGCTGTGTTTGATCAGTTGCGCGTGGAGCTACTGCTCCAGAGTGACAAAAGCGTCACGAGTAACGATTCCTGTTCGGAGCTGTACGCTTCCAAGCCAACGTTGCCTTCACCGCCCAGCTTGCAGGATGTGGCCAGTGCGTTATCCGGCGATTCGACGCTACCCCACGCACATCACCTACACACACAGGTTGGCCAAGACGGTACGAAGCTACCGGCCGGTGATGCGACTGATTCCACCGCCAGTAATTCCACCACAACCACAGCATCGGCATCGAGTGGTGGTAGTACCACGGTAAAGGCGGATGGACGCGTCTCCCAGCAAAGTCTTACCCGTCCGGAGGAGCTAGCACAGAGCTCACCACTGCTGAGCCACAAAGGACGAAGCCCGATGAGGTCACCCACTAACACGGGATCGTTACGACGTCGGAACAAGAGTGCACCGCGTAACAGTTACGAGGATTACGATGAAAGAGCGATCCCTACTCTCAG TACACACACGAATGACTTTCTACGGGAATGTCAAGGTACGGCCATGATCGAACAGGAGGGTGGGAAGATTCGCTGTAAGCTAAATGATCGCGAACGTCGTCAAGCTGCGCTACCGATATTGATCTTTGGAATGGAATTAGTTGAGCTGATTTACTCGCGCCAGTATACGGATCGTGAGGAAGGGTTGATACGATTGAGAGGCATCCTGAAACACGAAATCGAACCAGAACCACAAATTCAAGCGGCACAGGCTGGACCGAACAAGATATGCCGTGGAGCAACACTACTGCTACATCGAGGTGTCCGGGATGCAGTGTTTTCCGTGTTTAGCCAAGCTACAGAGACGGTACGAAGCTTGTTCATGGAGTTCGTTCCCAATCG AGTATCCCCGAGCGAGGTGGCACGATCAGTCGATCGTCTCTTGCCGGAGCTGCTGTCCAAGAGTGGCGATCCATCCGCGCGCGTTCACACGCTAGCACAGCACACGATCCTTAGCATCGCGGCTTGTCCGGAGGTGCGCGAGCAACACCTCATCGCACCGGCCCTGTCGCGTCCGGTTGGGAACGGGACGCATCCCCGGCTGGCGCTGAGTCGCATGCAGATGCTGGAGCAGCTCGTGCTGAGCCAGGGCATCTCGAACGACAAGCAGAGCGGGCTGGCCTGTCGAACGCTCTCGGAGGCCGGCTGCTCCGGTATCCACCATCCGGCCGAGTCGGTGCGAAAGGTCGCCGAacgggtgctgctgctggtgtacaAGGTGAACCCGCGGTTGGTACGCAAACAGCTTCCACCGGACGATGATATCACGCGCCGCAATCTGCTCTATCGGCAACTGTTCGCTGAGTTTGACAAGATCGATCTACAG cgcaaaaaggaaatgttggaaaacaaacagttcTGTGGACCCGTTTCGTTTGCCGGCATCTGTTCGCCACCGATGTCTAGCAGCTCGAAGAGTTCCCCACCGGTGGAGATCCGCAACAAGAGCCGTTACGATGGCCGCACAATCGTCAGTTTCTCCGATACACAGACCGGTAGTTGGCAGTCTAGTTTCAGTTCCATGAAATTGCAGGATACCCACTCGAGCCCGGTACGGCGGCTGGATGCGACGACCGCTGGCATCATCAAGAGCAAGAGTGGACACGCGATCGGACATCACGGTCAATGGGCAATGGCGGACGCGCCGGTTACGAGTGCGACCGTCGATTTGGAGAGCGCCCGGGATAGTAATGGTGGTGCGTACTACGACAAGCTGGAACCGGTGGCCGGTGGACACTGCAATGGGAAGGATCGTCCCAAGCTGTCCCAGCACAAGACCGCTATGTATGATAGTACGATCGGGTTTTTGCCTGGCACGGCGGGCGTACCCGAAAACGGAAGTGGTTCGCGGAAGAGCTCCAATTCTGATTCGTTCGAAGGCATCGAGAGTGAGAT CCGTTGTCCGTTTTGTGATTGGATTTGTCATGGAGATCCCACCCAGCTAGACAAGCACTACTGGAAAGCGTGCCCCGTGTTGACCAAATGTCCTCAGTGTAGTCAAATATTGGAGGTGGCGGCACTCTCCGGACATTTGATCA ACGAGTGTGAAGCCAAAACTAGCTACTTGTCCTGCGAGCGGTGTACGGAATCGGTCCATAAGGATCTTTACGAATATCACCTGATGGAGGACTTTTGCAGAG AGCTTACCACAGGGGCAGCCCGATGTCCACTGTGTCATGACGATGTGCTACTTCCGCTGGATGGTGGCTGGAAGCGGCATCTGCTCAGTCGTGCCGGTTGTCTCGGGAACACCCGTCGCCGAGCTCCAACTCAGTGA
- the LOC126563981 gene encoding centrosomal protein of 104 kDa isoform X2 → MARKIPFKVVFASDEDSDYPASELNSHSPTVHGWRSNADSSVSPKEIVLRFFHPARIVRIQVLAHQYYIPERIELWIHYSSKSAPSTPSSQSFEYMGFVALSDNASTNYTSRELQSVSVAPKVGSHLKLRLGPAHPNQYNKDNQVALLAINILGEELTAEELAASQGNVTSLLNAIPANIDTLNSSLASACDDLSYSMYVEESICEVVRRMELLKVQAVQDERFEYARKLKLCMGALRTAGERLGRYALAKRQAVQAEDFTTARLRKEQIEMYRKAVFDQLRVELLLQSDKSVTSNDSCSELYASKPTLPSPPSLQDVASALSGDSTLPHAHHLHTQVGQDGTKLPAGDATDSTASNSTTTTASASSGGSTTVKADGRVSQQSLTRPEELAQSSPLLSHKGRSPMRSPTNTGSLRRRNKSAPRNSYEDYDERAIPTLSTHTNDFLRECQGTAMIEQEGGKIRCKLNDRERRQAALPILIFGMELVELIYSRQYTDREEGLIRLRGILKHEIEPEPQIQAAQAGPNKICRGATLLLHRGVRDAVFSVFSQATETVRSLFMEFVPNRVSPSEVARSVDRLLPELLSKSGDPSARVHTLAQHTILSIAACPEVREQHLIAPALSRPVGNGTHPRLALSRMQMLEQLVLSQGISNDKQSGLACRTLSEAGCSGIHHPAESVRKVAERVLLLVYKVNPRLVRKQLPPDDDITRRNLLYRQLFAEFDKIDLQRKKEMLENKQFCGPVSFAGICSPPMSSSSKSSPPVEIRNKSRYDGRTIDTHSSPVRRLDATTAGIIKSKSGHAIGHHGQWAMADAPVTSATVDLESARDSNGGAYYDKLEPVAGGHCNGKDRPKLSQHKTAMYDSTIGFLPGTAGVPENGSGSRKSSNSDSFEGIESEIRCPFCDWICHGDPTQLDKHYWKACPVLTKCPQCSQILEVAALSGHLINECEAKTSYLSCERCTESVHKDLYEYHLMEDFCRELTTGAARCPLCHDDVLLPLDGGWKRHLLSRAGCLGNTRRRAPTQ, encoded by the exons CGGAACGCATCGAGCTATGGATACATTACTCGAGCAAAAGTGCTCCCAGTACACCCTCGAGCCAAAGCTTCGAGTATATGGGCTTTGTGGCACTGTCGGATAATGCCAGCACTAACTATACCTCGCGAGAGCTGCAAAGTGTGTCCGTGGCACCGAAGGTTGGTTCCCACCTAAAGCTACGCCTCGGACCAGCACATCCGAACCAATACAACAAGGATAATCAGGTGGCTCTGCTTGCGATCAACATACTTGGGGAGGAACTAACCGCCGAAGAGCTGGCTGCATCTCAGGGCAACGTAACGTCACTACTGAACGCGATACCAGCGAACATCGACACCTTGAACAGTTCGCTAGCATCGGCTTGTGACGATCTGTCCTATTCGATGTACGTGGAGGAGAGTATCTGTGAGGTTGTGCGAAGGATGGAGCTGTTGAAGGTGCAAGCTGTTCAAG ACGAACGCTTCGAGTATGCCCGAAAGTTGAAGTTATGTATGGGCGCCCTCCGTACGGCCGGTGAGCGACTTGGGCGGTACGCACTAGCAAAGCGACAGGCAGTGCAGGCAGAGGACTTTACCACCGCACGCTTACGCAAGGAGCAGATCGAAATGTACCGGAAGGCTGTGTTTGATCAGTTGCGCGTGGAGCTACTGCTCCAGAGTGACAAAAGCGTCACGAGTAACGATTCCTGTTCGGAGCTGTACGCTTCCAAGCCAACGTTGCCTTCACCGCCCAGCTTGCAGGATGTGGCCAGTGCGTTATCCGGCGATTCGACGCTACCCCACGCACATCACCTACACACACAGGTTGGCCAAGACGGTACGAAGCTACCGGCCGGTGATGCGACTGATTCCACCGCCAGTAATTCCACCACAACCACAGCATCGGCATCGAGTGGTGGTAGTACCACGGTAAAGGCGGATGGACGCGTCTCCCAGCAAAGTCTTACCCGTCCGGAGGAGCTAGCACAGAGCTCACCACTGCTGAGCCACAAAGGACGAAGCCCGATGAGGTCACCCACTAACACGGGATCGTTACGACGTCGGAACAAGAGTGCACCGCGTAACAGTTACGAGGATTACGATGAAAGAGCGATCCCTACTCTCAG TACACACACGAATGACTTTCTACGGGAATGTCAAGGTACGGCCATGATCGAACAGGAGGGTGGGAAGATTCGCTGTAAGCTAAATGATCGCGAACGTCGTCAAGCTGCGCTACCGATATTGATCTTTGGAATGGAATTAGTTGAGCTGATTTACTCGCGCCAGTATACGGATCGTGAGGAAGGGTTGATACGATTGAGAGGCATCCTGAAACACGAAATCGAACCAGAACCACAAATTCAAGCGGCACAGGCTGGACCGAACAAGATATGCCGTGGAGCAACACTACTGCTACATCGAGGTGTCCGGGATGCAGTGTTTTCCGTGTTTAGCCAAGCTACAGAGACGGTACGAAGCTTGTTCATGGAGTTCGTTCCCAATCG AGTATCCCCGAGCGAGGTGGCACGATCAGTCGATCGTCTCTTGCCGGAGCTGCTGTCCAAGAGTGGCGATCCATCCGCGCGCGTTCACACGCTAGCACAGCACACGATCCTTAGCATCGCGGCTTGTCCGGAGGTGCGCGAGCAACACCTCATCGCACCGGCCCTGTCGCGTCCGGTTGGGAACGGGACGCATCCCCGGCTGGCGCTGAGTCGCATGCAGATGCTGGAGCAGCTCGTGCTGAGCCAGGGCATCTCGAACGACAAGCAGAGCGGGCTGGCCTGTCGAACGCTCTCGGAGGCCGGCTGCTCCGGTATCCACCATCCGGCCGAGTCGGTGCGAAAGGTCGCCGAacgggtgctgctgctggtgtacaAGGTGAACCCGCGGTTGGTACGCAAACAGCTTCCACCGGACGATGATATCACGCGCCGCAATCTGCTCTATCGGCAACTGTTCGCTGAGTTTGACAAGATCGATCTACAG cgcaaaaaggaaatgttggaaaacaaacagttcTGTGGACCCGTTTCGTTTGCCGGCATCTGTTCGCCACCGATGTCTAGCAGCTCGAAGAGTTCCCCACCGGTGGAGATCCGCAACAAGAGCCGTTACGATGGCCGCACAATC GATACCCACTCGAGCCCGGTACGGCGGCTGGATGCGACGACCGCTGGCATCATCAAGAGCAAGAGTGGACACGCGATCGGACATCACGGTCAATGGGCAATGGCGGACGCGCCGGTTACGAGTGCGACCGTCGATTTGGAGAGCGCCCGGGATAGTAATGGTGGTGCGTACTACGACAAGCTGGAACCGGTGGCCGGTGGACACTGCAATGGGAAGGATCGTCCCAAGCTGTCCCAGCACAAGACCGCTATGTATGATAGTACGATCGGGTTTTTGCCTGGCACGGCGGGCGTACCCGAAAACGGAAGTGGTTCGCGGAAGAGCTCCAATTCTGATTCGTTCGAAGGCATCGAGAGTGAGAT CCGTTGTCCGTTTTGTGATTGGATTTGTCATGGAGATCCCACCCAGCTAGACAAGCACTACTGGAAAGCGTGCCCCGTGTTGACCAAATGTCCTCAGTGTAGTCAAATATTGGAGGTGGCGGCACTCTCCGGACATTTGATCA ACGAGTGTGAAGCCAAAACTAGCTACTTGTCCTGCGAGCGGTGTACGGAATCGGTCCATAAGGATCTTTACGAATATCACCTGATGGAGGACTTTTGCAGAG AGCTTACCACAGGGGCAGCCCGATGTCCACTGTGTCATGACGATGTGCTACTTCCGCTGGATGGTGGCTGGAAGCGGCATCTGCTCAGTCGTGCCGGTTGTCTCGGGAACACCCGTCGCCGAGCTCCAACTCAGTGA